In Sphingobacterium sp. SRCM116780, the genomic stretch CTATTGCTGAATTTGAAAAAGTAATTACTGAAAAAACAAAAGCTATTGCCATCTGTAATCCAAATAATCCAACGGGTTATCTATACTCGAGAGCAGAGTTGGAAGCTTTACGTGAACTTTGTTTAAAGTATGACCTTTATTTGTTTTCAGATGAAGCTTATCGTGAATTCTGTTATGATGGTCGCGAATTCATTTCACCAATGCACATGGAAGGATTAGAGCAACATGTTGTTGTCTTTGATACTGTTTCAAAACGTTATTCTGCTTGTGGAGCACGTATTGGCTGTTTAATCACTAGAAACAAAGAACTATATCAAGTAGCACTTAAATTTGCTCAAGCGCGTTTAAGCCCTTCTTTGGAAGGTCAGATTGCTTCTGAAGCTGCAGTAAATACTCCTCATAGCTATTTTGAAGCCGTGTCCAAAGAATATACCGCTCGTCGTGACACGTTAGTTGCTGGTTTAAATAAAATAGAAGGTGCATTTTCTCCGAATCCGGGAGGAGCTTTTTACGTTGTTGCCAAATTGCCAATCGATAATGCAGACAAATTCTGCCAATGGATGTTAGAAGAGTTTGCTTATGAAAATGAAACGGTTATGATGGCTCCTGCAACTGGATTTTATAGTACGCCTGGTGCAGGTACAAATGAAGTACGTTTAGCTTATGTACTGAATCAAGAAGACTTGACAAAGGCATTAATTTGCCTAGAAAAAGGATTAGCAGTATATCCTGGCCGCACAGTATAAATAGATTAAAATATAGTTAAAAAAGACCTCAAATTATTGAGGTCTTTTTTTTATAAAACAAATTAGGTACTTTTTACGTTATTATACTAATTGATCACTTAATTTTAAATAGTATGGATAAATTGAAAAAGTTTGAATTGATGGAGAAAATCGCAAGAGAGCTAGAAGATGTTAGAAAAAGTCAACAAGCTGTATTAGAAAAAATTGGGAAAATCGAAGTTGATAATATGGAACTTGGAGACAAAAACTTGGAGAAAACTTTACCGGATATTTTTCAACGTACAGCAGATAATTCGGATGCAATTCGACAGCTATTGGAATCTTTTCAAGAAAAAACGGATGAATTTGGAGAGGCCAACCATGTTGATAAACTAAAAGAACAACAACAGATCAATAGTGTTAAATAAAAAAGAAGAGCTTCCTATTTGGAAGCTCTTCTTTTTGTATATTCATCAATAACAAATGTTAATTGATCTTCTTGGGTCATATGTGAATTATCCAATACAATGGCATCTTCTGCTTTTCGTAATGGACTTTCCTCTCTGGTACTATCGATATGGTCACGGTGGGCAAGATTCTTGATAATCTCTTCCATGGTCACCTGTTCGCCTTTACTGAGTAATTCTAAATATCTACGAGCGGCGCGAACTTGTGGATCAGCAGTCATAAAAATTTTAAGATCTGCATCAGGAAATACTGTCGTTCCGATATCCCTTCCATCCATTACGATATTACGCCTTTTTCCTAATTTCTGTTGTTGCGCAACCATCGCTGTACGAACGGCTTTAATTGTGCTCACTTCACTTACTTTATCTGAAATATACATTTGACGAATTTCATCAGAAATATCCTCATCATTTAAATGAATTTCCGTTTTATCTGAATTTGGGATAAAATCAATATGAATATTTTCTAGCGCATTTGCAACAGCTTCTCCATTTTCTAAATCGATCTGCTCTCTCATAAAATAGAGTGTAACAGCGCGATACATAGCCCCACTATCGATGAAAACAAATTTCAACTTTTTTGCCAATGCCTTGGCTACTGTGCTTTTTCCACAAGAAGAAAAACCATCAATTGCAATAATAAAGTTATGTCTATGTGTCATAAACTAATTCATTCCTCCTATGATCACCCCCACCTTATTCACTAAAGGTACAAGTATTAAGTTGCCTTCAACAATACTCTC encodes the following:
- a CDS encoding pyridoxal phosphate-dependent aminotransferase — protein: MPAISQKGYNMPASPIRKLTPFADQAKKEGKKIYHLNIGQPDIATPEVMLHALKNIDFKVWAYTPSEGTASYRNKLTSYYNKLNYNIEPTDILVTNGGSEAIMIAMQACLNPGEEVIIPEPFYANYNGFACSADIIVKPIMSYIDNGFALPSIAEFEKVITEKTKAIAICNPNNPTGYLYSRAELEALRELCLKYDLYLFSDEAYREFCYDGREFISPMHMEGLEQHVVVFDTVSKRYSACGARIGCLITRNKELYQVALKFAQARLSPSLEGQIASEAAVNTPHSYFEAVSKEYTARRDTLVAGLNKIEGAFSPNPGGAFYVVAKLPIDNADKFCQWMLEEFAYENETVMMAPATGFYSTPGAGTNEVRLAYVLNQEDLTKALICLEKGLAVYPGRTV
- the cmk gene encoding (d)CMP kinase yields the protein MTHRHNFIIAIDGFSSCGKSTVAKALAKKLKFVFIDSGAMYRAVTLYFMREQIDLENGEAVANALENIHIDFIPNSDKTEIHLNDEDISDEIRQMYISDKVSEVSTIKAVRTAMVAQQQKLGKRRNIVMDGRDIGTTVFPDADLKIFMTADPQVRAARRYLELLSKGEQVTMEEIIKNLAHRDHIDSTREESPLRKAEDAIVLDNSHMTQEDQLTFVIDEYTKRRASK